The Verrucomicrobium spinosum DSM 4136 = JCM 18804 DNA segment GCAGACCATTCATCAAATGACGCAGACGACAGTGGAAAGTGTGCACGCGTTCCAGCAAATCATAGGGGCCACCAGTCAGCAGCAGATAGGCTTTGACCAGGTGACGCAGGGGATGCGCGATATCAGGCAGGCGGCTGAGCAGACCGCCATTGGGACCGCCCAGCTTGAGAAGGCGCTGGGCAATCTCAACGAACTCAGCATCCAGCTCCGCATGGCGGTTGGCAAGTATCAGCTATAATTGCTGCTCTCCCCCTTCATTCGGTTCCGAATTTTGAAGCTCCTTCGTGTCGTCCTCTTCTGACATCCAACAGCGTGTGCTCGCGGCGTTCCGTTTGGAATATCGTGAGCAGGTCGCCGTGCTCCGCTCGCTGGTGGAGGCCTGGCCCTTGGCGGAGGGGCCCTTGTTCGATGAGGCATTCCGCATGGCCCATAGCATGAAGGGTGGGGCGCGGGTCTGTGATCTTCTGGATGTAGAACATCTGGCGCATGATCTTGAAAGCCTGCTTTCTGAAGTGGCCAAAAGGCACGTTCCGGCGGATGACGCCGCGAAAGAACGGATGATCCAGATTATTGATGAGGTGGATGACCTCATGATTCTGGAATGCAGCGGGGCAACCGGCCTGGGCACCGATGCGAGCATGACGCCGACAGAGTCTTTCGTGAACCAGGAGCCTGAAGTGGCGTCCCATTCCGAGCTTGAGCCCGGAGACCGCCTGCCTGTTGCCAAAAAGGCGGTGCCGACGGGCGGGGGCGGGCACGACAGCTTGAGGATCCATGCAGGTCATCTGGACAGGCTGTTGCAATCCAGTGGACAACTCGTGGCAGAGGCCTCAAGGCAGGAGGCCTTGGGCCGTGAACTGGAAGAGTTGTTTGAGCAAACCGAGGCGCTGCGGCGATCCAGTGACCGCAATACGGCGGGTCCGGCAGAACTGCACGCTGGCCTGGTGGCGCTGAGCAAGCAGCTCCAGCGTGTGCGATTGCAGCAGCAGCAGGCGGGATGGTCTCTGCGTACATTGGGCGAGCGCCAGTTGGAAGAAGTGCGTCACATTGGGATGGTCCCCATCAACACCGTCTTTGAGGGATTTCCCAAGATGATGCGTGATCTGGCGGCCGAGACCGGGAAGAAAGTGGATTTCACAATCAACGGTGGCGAACTGCAAGCAGATCGTGCCGTGCTGCAATCTCTAAAGGATCCCGTGATGCACGCTCTTCGGAACGCGATGGCGCATGGGATCGAGTCGCCCTCCAGACGTCGAGCGACGGGGAAAGATGAGACTGGAGCGGTCCGGTTGGACATTGAGGTAATCGGACAGGTGCTGAGGCTTTCGGTCTCGGATGATGGCCAGGGGGTGGATCTTTCTTCAGTGCGTGCGCAGGCGCTGCGTAATCGTCTGGTGACTCCAGAGGTGGCCGAAAACTTGGAGGACTTCCAGTGGCTGGACATTCTTTTTGAGCCACGTTTTTCCACGACGGCGGAGGTCACCCGTGTCTCGGGGCGGGGAGTTGGCCTGTCCGTGGTGAAAGACCGCGCCACCCAGTTGCAGGGCTCTGCACGCATGCTGCAAAACCCGGGAGGGGGCTGTCAGTTGATCGTGGAAGTGCCTGTAAGTGTGTCCACCCATCGCCTCCTGCTGGTGCGTACGGCGGGGCGGACCTTTGCGCTGGGCATGCGTGGGCTGGATTCGCTGCATCGGGTGACGAATGTGCACACCGTGGAAGGACGCTCCGTGATCATGCATGAAGGACGGCCCGTCCCCCTGGTGACGCTGGGGCCTGCGTGCGGGTTGCCGCCGAGTCTGGTTCGTCATGAGGACGGTCACTTGCTCGTGGCGGTTTTGAAAGGGGATCGACCCCTGGCTCTCAATGTGGAGGAGTTCGTGGGTGAGACCAGTGCCCTCATCAAGGCCCTGCCGCATCCGGCTTCGTTGTCGCCGCACTTCTCAGGTGCCATTTTTCTGGAAGGGGGCGAAGTGGCTCTGGTCATCAATCTTCCGGGTTTGATGCAACGTTTCCTTGGAGCCACTTTGCGCGAAGAGAAGCCTGCGGCGACGGTCAGAAAAAAGCCGGTCGTCCTGGTGGTGGACGACTCCTTCACTGCCCGTACGCTTCAGAAATCCATCCTGGAAGCTGCCGGCTACGCAGTACGGGTGGCTGTGAATGGAAAAGCCGCCTATGACATGCTCAGGGCGGATCCGGTGGATGCGGTGGTGTCCGACGTTCAGATGCCTGAGATGGACGGTTTCCAACTGCTGTCTGCGATGAAGAATCACTCCCGCCTCGCTGATCTGCCCGTCGTGCTGGTCACTTCCCTGAACAGCCGTGAGGATCAGGAGCGCGGTCTGGCCCTGGGTGCCGATGCTTATATCGTGAAGGAGCGCTTCGACCACCGCGAATTGCTTGATACCATACGACAGCTGGTCTGAACCGGCTTTGACCACCTGTCTCCCAACATCCCAACCTCTCCCTGCATTGACGAAAAAGACCACAGTGATGATTGTCGAGGACTCTCCGGTGATCAGCATGTTCCTGGAGCACATCATCAGTCAGGATCCCCGGCTCCAGGTGGTCGCATCGGTCAGGAGTGGAGAGGAGGCCCTCGCGGTGCTGGATCGCGTGAATCCGGACGTGATCTCACTGGACATCCGCCTGCCGGGAATGAATGGCCTGGAGGTGACCCGCCGCATCATGTCGGAGCACCCGACACCCATCGTGGTTGTTTCCTCAAGTGTGGAAGATGAAGAGCTCAACATCTCCATGAATGCGTTGCGGATTGGGGCGCTTTCCGTCGTGCAAAAGCCGGTGGGCATGAGCCATCACGACTACGCCGACCTGGCTGCGACGCTGTGCACGAAGCTTTTCATCATGAGCCAGGTGCGCGTGATCCGGCAGCGGTATCGAGTCACCTGGCCAGGGATGCCCGTGCCCTCCCCGGCGACGATGGTTCCTCTGCCGAAAGCGGGGCGCTGGCGGCCGACTGTGATTGGCATGGTGGCCTCCACGGGAGGCCCGAGTGCGCTGGTCCGGGTTCTCGGGGATCTTTCTCCTGCGGTCAAACAACCGATCGTGGTGGTGCAACACATCACTCCGGGTTTTGTGCGCGGGTTTGTAAACTGGCTGAATGATGTGCTGCCTGACCGGGTGGTGATCGAAGGAATGGCCCAGATGCCGCTGGAAGAAGGCATGGTCTATGTGGCTCCTGCGGACCGGCATGCGGTGTGTGTGCCAGGCATGCGCCTCGGGCTGCTGGACACACCCGCTGTCTGTGCGCAGAAGCCTTCCGGGACGGTCTTGTTTCGATCCATGAGCCAGGTCCATGGTGCAAAGGCGCTTGGTGTGCTGCTCACGGGGATGGGGGAGGACGGCGCGGTGGGGTTAAAGGAAATGTGTGACTCCGGTGGGCTTACCTTTGCGGAGCATGAGTCCAGCGCCGTGGTGTACGGCATGCCGGGTGCGGCGGTGCGCCTGGGGGCGGCCCGCGAAGTATTGCCGGTTTCGGAAATCGGACCACGGCTCAATGTGGTCTGTCAGAGCGGGGAGGTTTCCCATGCCTGAGCATCGCAGCCATATCGTCCTGGTGGAGGATTCTGCCAGCCAGGCACTCAAACTGATTTCCCTGCTGGAAGCTGAAGGCTGGTTGGTGACCTGGGTTTCCACCGCGGAGGAGGCCTTTATTACGCTGCGCGACAAGCGGCCAGATCTGGTGCTGCTGGACTACTATCTGCCCGGCATGCGGGGGGATGAGGTCTGCCGTCGCATCAGAATGCATGTGGACAGCCGCAGTCTTCCGATCGTGATCCTCACAGCCCAGGAGGACAAGGAACTGCAAGGGTTGGACAGCGGCGCTGATGATTTCATTCTCAAGTCAGGCAATCCGGAGTATCTGCTGCTAAGGGTCCGGACGCTTCTGCAAAAGGCACGCCCTGAGGGGCGCATCTTTGCCGGGGGTGACACCGGCTTCCGGACGGCCCGCTTGCTGGCCATCGATGACAGCCCCACCTTCCTGGAACATCTGAGGGGTGAGCTGGAGCGGGAGGGATACAAGGTGGACACTGCACTGGATCCCCTGACCAGCCTGGACTTGGTGAGGAAGAACAAGTACGACGGCGTCATCATCGATCTCCTCATGCCCAAGATGGATGGGTTCGAGGTCTGTCGCAGAATCAATGAGCTGCGCCACCAGTTGGAGGTGCCGCTCATTACGATCGTGCTGACCGGAGCGGAGTCCCGGGACAACCTCTTTCGTGCCCTGGAGGCAGGGGCTGACGACTTTGTGGGCAAGTCAGGCGACTACGCAATCCTCAAGGGGCGGATACGGGCTCTGCTAAGACGGAAGTTTTATGAGGAGGAAAACTCACGCATCCTTCATGAATTCCGTGCCCGGGAACTGGAGGCGGCGCGGGAACGCGTGGCCAAGGAGGCCGCAGAAGCCCGGGCGGCCCTTGTTGAAGAACTACAGCAACGGGAGGAGGAGCTGCGCAGTTCCAGGGAAGAACTGAAGAGAGCCAACGAGGCGAAGGACCAGTTTCTGGCGGTGTTGAGCCACGAGCTGCGCACACCGCTCAGCCCGGTGCTGGCAGTCGTGGCAGAGTGGTGTGACCGCCCCCAGGTGCCTGAGGAACTGCGACGTGACCTTCAGATGGTGAAGCGTAATATAGACCTGGAGGCGAGGCTGATCGACGATCTTCTGGACCTGACCCGGATCATTAAAGGCAAGATGGAGATGCGGGATGATGAGGTGGATCTGCGCGAACTGTTGAGCCACGCCGTGGAGATATGCCGTGAGTCTCGCACGGGACTGGACCGCATTGTCACTCATGATACTGCTGCACAGACCCGGGTGCGAGGGGATGCCATGCGTCTCACTCAGGTGTTGTGGAATCTTCTGCGCAATGCCGTGAAGTTCACTCCAGAGGACGGCACGGTTCGTGTGAGTCTGAAGTCCGTAGCATCCGGGACCGCTGGAGGTGATGCTGTTGTGATCGAGGTGGCAGACAATGGCATCGGCATCGCTGCGGAAGACATTGGCAGAATTTTCGACGCCTTTGATCAGGGTAATCGGACGGTGACCCGGCAGTTTGGTGGTCTGGGGCTGGGGCTGGCCATCAGCAAGGCCATCGTTGAGTTGCATCACGGCACTCTCACGGCGGCAAGTGCAGGCCGGGATATGGGGGCGACCTTCACCCTTACGCTTCCCCTGTTTAAAGGGCATGCCGTCTCCGATCTGGTGCTGCCCGCCTGCCAGCCTTCATCAGCACCCGTTGCAACTTCTGCGAAGCCCGCTGGATTGCGCATTTTGCTTGTCGAGGATCATGAGGACACGCGGGAAGTCATGCGACAGCTCTTGCAGCGGCGTGGGCATGTGGTTCTTGTGGCTCGCAGTGTGGCCACGGCACTGGCGGTATTGGAAGATGGTGAGCCTGTGGATCTGCTGATCAGCGATTTGGGACTCCCCGATGGGAGTGGGTTGGACCTCATGAAATCCATCCGGGCCCGGCTGCCGCTCCGTGCAATTGCCCTAAGCGGTTACGGGATGGAGGATGATCACCGCCGGTCTCGTGAGGCGGGGTTTCAGGAACACCTGGTCAAGCCAGTGAATTTTTCCGATCTGCTGAAGGCGATCGACCGGCTGCGATAACAGGTGAGGCGCAGCCAGATAAAATAAAAAGCGGCCGGGGATGGCCCGGCCGCTGAATGAAAAAACGATGCTACGATCCGCAGTCGGGATCAAGAGAGGGAGGCGAGGGCGGCCTTCACTGCTTCAAAGTTGGGCAGCTCTTTTGGGGAAGGCGTCTGCTCCGAGTACTGGATCACTCCATCTTTGTCGATGACGAAGGCGGAGCGTGCAGAGGTGTCGCCGATGCCAGCCAGTCCCGGGAAAAGAACGTCGTATGCCTTGGTGGTTTCCTTGTTGAGGTCGCTCACCAGCGTGATGCTGATTTTCTCCTTCTGGGCCCAGGCTTCTTGGGCAAAGGGGCTGTCCACGCTCACGGCGATGACGTCGGCATTGAGATCACCATAGCTGCCGAGGCCCGCAGTGATGTCACACAATTCCTGGGTGCAGACGCCGGTGAATGCGAGAGGGAAGAAGAGCAGCACGGTGTTCTTGCTGCCAAAATTGGCGCTCAAAGTTACATCTTTGAGACCATCGGCGGTCTTGCTCTTGAGCGTGAAATCCGGGGCGAGGGTACCGACTGCGAGAGGCATGAGAAGAGGGAGAGTTGGGATTCAGGTTTACGGTCATGACGCCGGGCGTCCGACTTGGCCGATTGTAGGCGGTCCGGTGACGGGGTCAACAAATCAACTCGTCAGCTCGCACCTTGACTTGATTCCGAAGCGTCACGAGGGGAACGTCGTACGTTTCCTTCTTGAACTGTCTATGTCCGAAGCTGCGCTCAATCCTTTCCAAAGCATCACTGATCACATCCGGCACCGTCGTTCCGTCAAACCAGCGGACATGGATCCCGGTCGGCCGGTGGGGCGGGGGCTCTTGGAGGCATTGATGGAGAATGCGAACCAGGCACCCACGCATGGGATGACGGAGCCCTGGAGGTTTCATGTCATACAGGGAGCCGCCCGCGCTGATCTCGCCACGTGCATGCAGGCTGTTTACCGGGAGATCATGCCCGCTTTGGAGTTTCGGGAGGACAAATACCGGAAAATAACGGAGAGCACCCAACTTGCGCCTGTCATCATCGCTATCGTCATGGCCCGTCGAGGGGGGGCTAAAATACCGGAGCTGGAGGAAATTGAGGCTGTCGCCTGTGCGGTGCAGAATCTGCATCTGAGTGCCAGTGCTGCGGGTCTGGCGGGCTATTGGTCCACCCCGGCCTTAGTGTATGAGCGGCAATTTGCCGACTGGTTGCAGTTGGGACCTGATGACCGTTGCTTGGGCCTGTTCTATCTGGGCTGGCCCAAGCCGGGGTTTGTGTGGCCGGAAGGTCGTCGCAGTCCTGTGCAAGGCAAGATCACCTGGCATGGAGAGGCCACCGTAGAATGAGCTGGTGGCATGATATGGTGAATTGGTTTCAGGGCCTGGAGATTGGGCACTGGATGGTGTGGTGCCTCACCGTGGTGCTGATGCTGGTCGGCATTCTGGGTACGGTGGTGCCCATGTTACCCGGCCCAGTGCTCCTCTTTGTCGCCGGTGGACTGCACACGCTGCTGATGCCGGAGCACGGGATGAGTCTCTGGGGCCTGGGCATCATGGCGCTATTGCTAGCGGGCACGTTTGCCGTGGATTTTCTCAGCGGAGCAGTTGGCTCCAAATGGTTTGGAGGCAGCCGCTGGGGATTCTGGGGCGTCTTGGTCGGCGGGATCGCAGGCCTGTTTTTTGGGCCATTGGGATTGATCTTTGGCCCTCTCATCGGTGGCTTTGCCTTTGAGGTTTTCTTTGCAAAAAAGAAATTCAACCCCGCCATGAAGGCGACATGGGGCACGGTGGTGGGGACTACCATGGGTATGGTGCTCAAGCTGGGGCTGAGCATCGCCATGGTGGTGTGCTTCCTGGTGGACGTGTTCTGGTGGTGACAACTGGCATGGGAATGCCAGTCGCCAGACTCATGAACCCCAGAGGGGGGCGAGCGCCACTTACCGGGGCTTCTTCAAGTGCCAGGAAGTGGACTGCTCATAGGCATGGGCAGCGCGGAGTAGGGTGACCTCGTCCAGTGCCCGGCCGACCATCTGGAGCCCTACGGGCAACGCGGTGCCGCCATCTTCCACGAACCCGCACGGTACGCTGATGCCGGGGAGTCCGGCAAGGTTGGCAGGGATGGTGAAGAGGTCTGCCAGGTAGATGGAGAGCGGATCATCGCTGTGGGCACCGAGCTTGAATGGAAGCTCGGGAGTGGTGGGGGAGAGAACGATGTCCACCTTCTTGAACGCCTCGTCGAAGTCCTTGCGAATAAGGGTGCGGGCCTTCTGAGCCTTCACGTAGTACGCATCGTAATACCCCGAACTCAGCACATAGGTGCCGAGCAAGATGCGTCGCTTCACCTCGGGGCCAAAGCCCTCAGCACGTGTCGTGAGATAATGATCCAGTACGTCTGTAGTGTTCTCTGCACGGTGGCCGTAGCGAACACCGTCGAAACGCGAGAGGTTCGTGGAGGCCTCGGCTGGTGCGATGACATAATAAGTGGCAATCCCCACGTCCGTGTGAGGGAGGCTGATTTCTTCCACGATGCCGCCCAAGCCTTGAATATGAGTGATGGCGGTCTCGACCGCGCTGCGGATGCGGGCGTCCACTCCATCGACGAGGTATTCCTTGGGAAGGCCAAAGCGCAATCCTTTGATGTCCTGCCCCAGACCGGTGGTAAAGTCGGGCACGGTCGCGTCAAGCGAGGTGCTGTCACGCCCGTCTTTGCCACAGAGATGATTGAGGACCAGGGCGGCGTCTTCGACGGTCTTGGTGATGGGGCCAATCTGGTCGAGCGATGAGGCAAAGGCCACGAGACCGTAGCGGGATACGCGGCCGTAGGTGGGCTTCAGCCCCACGCATCCGCAGAACGCCGAGGGTTGTCGGATGGAGCCGCCTGTGTCTGAGCCCAGGGCAGCGATGGCAATGTCGCCACCCACCGCGGACGCGGATCCGCCGCTGGACCCGCCGGGCACGCGTTCTGTGTCCCACGGGTTCCGGCTTGCGAAGAAGGCGGAGTTCTCGGTGGAGGAGCCCATGGCGAACTCGTCCATGTTCAGCCTGCCCAAGGTCAGAGCACCCGCTGCATGCAGCTGGTTCACGCAGGTGGCGTTGTACGGTGAGGTGTAGTTTTCAGCAAGGAACTTGGAGGCGCAGGTGCAGGGTGCCCCTTTGACATTGATGTTGTCCTTGATCCCGATGGGGATGCCTCCCAGTGGCTTGCTGATGTCCGCATTCGCCGCGTCCGCCAAGGCACGCTCGGCATCCACAGAGAGGTAAGCCTTGAGCGTAGGATCCTGTTTCTCAATAGAGGCCAGCACATCCTTGACGATGTCCGTAGGGGTGATCTCCTTGCTGAGAAGTTGCTTGCGGAGGGAGGCGATGGATTGAGCGGCGAGGGACACGGGAGAAAAACGAAAGGCAGGGTGCGAGGTGGCAGGGGCGAATAGGGTTGTCGCGGGCTATTCCACGACCCGGGAGATCAGGAACTGCCCGGCGGTTTTTCGGGGGGCGTTGGCCAGAGCCTCAGCACGGTCCAGCCCTTCCACGGGCACATCTTCACGCCAGACGTCATAGATCGGCGTGGCGTGTGCGGTCAATTCGACACCCGACAGGTCATGGCCTTCCAGAGTCTCCATATAGTCCAGCACCTTGGCGAGCTGCGCCTCGTACTTTACCGCCTCTTGGTCGGTCAGCTTGAGACGGGCGAGCTTTGCGGTGTGTTGAATGTCGATGTGATGGGCCATGCCCCCCTAATGGAAAGGCGGAGGCGGCAAAGTCAAGCCTCTGGGATATGTGGGAAGGAAAATGGGCGGAGGCTCTGGAGGCCATGGCCGGGCACAAAAAAAGCGGGGCCGCATGACGCGAGCCCCGCAAAAGGATCAAGAGGCTGGGGGGACTAGAAGCCGCCCTGGGTGCGCATCCACCACTGGTAGAGCCACGCACAGGCTCCGATCAGGATGATCGCCGTAACGGCGAACTCCGCCCACTGCACCATCGTCTTGCGGTTGCGGGCGCGGGTCTGCGCCAGCGTGAGCCGACGTTCGCCTTGGGCAAATCCACGGCGGGCGGCAGGCTCAGGAGGCAGGGTGTCCCGGTACTTGATGCGGCGCTCCTGGGCCTGACGGGAGGCTGACACAATGTCCATTTCCACCCGGAGGATCCGGGTCTGCAGGTCATCGGTCTTTTCCTTGAGGGTGCGGGTGCTGGCGGCCTTGTCCTGCTTCGTCAGAGACTTGGCAGTCTTGGCGGAGGGCTTGCGTACACGTACGTTGCTGGACATGGGAGTGCGGCTTGGGGTTAGAGGAACAACTTAGCCAGCAGCATGAGCAGGGCTATGCCTGCAAGAAGCGGGAGGGTGAAGGCGAATCCGGCGCGAAGCCAGCTCTGGAAATCCTGCGGGAGTGCCCCGCCGCCCAGTTGTGAGTTGACGAGGAACGAGGCCTGGCTGCCCTCAGGCAGCACGGTGGCCAGACGACGGCTCGCCTTGCCAAATTCGTTCTCGGCATCTTCAACCGCACCAATGGCGCGATCGAGCTCTTCGTTGAGGTCGCAACGCTTCCAGGTCTCGGGGCGGATGGTGCGGAGGGCTTCGAGGTGGTGCTCAAAGGACTCACGTGCCACCGAGATCTCCTCGATGATTTTTTGCGCGTTGTAGAGCTCGCGCTCAAGGCGGGCAAGGTTCCGGGAAACTTTTTCGGTGATTTCACGCCGGCCCGTGGTGAAGCGTTCTTCCTTGAGACGCTGGGCCTCCAGTTCCTGCGCTTCGCGCTGGGTGCGATCAAGCTCCTGGCGGAGCTTCAGCAGAGATTCCTGCTTGCTCTTGAGCTCACTGAACGGGTCATCGCTGACGGAGGAGGTGGGAGCGCTGTGGCTCACCATCTGGCTGTGGCCATTCGGCTTGGCAGCGTAGTCACTGAAGTCATCCGACTCCTCGAAGCGAAGCACCGGTGCTTCCCTGTCATAGTACATCGAACTTGTAGCGGCTTTAGGCATGACAGACGAGTTTGGTTTACCCGTCTAAGTATTACAGCTCTCCTAAGTTTGCGAGGGTTTTCGTGCGGCGAAGGGCGAAATAGTATGGAATTCCACCAATAAGTACTGTTAATATGAACAGTGCTCCAATGGCCGATGCTTCTAATCCATAAATATTTTCCAGAGGCATGGGAGAAGCCGCCCTGCGACTGATCACAGTGGGGACTATGAGCACCGTCATGGCGATGGCAATGTAGAAGAAGCTGGCCACCAGACAAAGGGTGCCGCCGAAGCTGGACACGATCTTGGCAGAGTTCGTCTCCCTTAGATTAGGCAGCAGGGTGCCCAGAGAGAGGGCAAGGGCATTGAGACCGACGGTCATGAGGACGATGGCGGATACAAAGAACACGGCGCGATGCAGAGGCAGCTTCAAGCTGAAGCATGACACTACCACCAGCAGGGTGGTGAGCGGTGTGGAAGCGGCGAGATTGAGCCACAGCTTTTGCTGGATCACGCGGGTGAGAGGAAAAGGGGCAAGGCCCAGTATCCAAAGACGCTGCCCCTCCAGGCTGAACTGGGGGAAGACAAAACGCGTCGTGAGGGTGGACATGGCGAGGCAGCACACCGTGAGGTTGAGGTGGCTGATGATGGCGCTCCAGGTGGGGTCCTTGTAATTGTAGCCCAGGTTGCGCAGGTTCGAGGTATAAAGCAAGAGCAGGCCGAAGATGAGCGTGCACTGGCCCCACTGCATGGGTTCGCGGAGAAACGTAAGGGCATCCTTGCCCACCAGGGCCAGGGTGCTGCGGCGGAAGGGGGTCACTCTGCGCAGCAGGAACTCGGGCCGGGTGTTGTGGTTGGCAAACACCGCCTGACCGTTGGCGATGTTGCGCAGCTCCGAGTGCTGAAGTGCGCGGTTCCAGGAGGGGTAAAAGTAACGGTTGGCGACCAGGGCGGTGAGGATCCATGCGGCCATGGCATTGCTCAGCAACAACAGGGTGAAGAACATTGCCCGGCCCGGGAGCTCGCGTCCAGAGGCGATCACCACCTCGGCCACCCATGAGCTTGGGAGGAGAGGATGGGTGCAGATTTGCGTGTGCCCGAGGATCTGTCGCACGTTGGTGGCCACGTCGCTGGAGACAAACTGCCCCGTCTGGCTGTCGCGAATCTGCCAGATGATGTAAACCACCATGCCCAAGACCAGAGTGCCTCCCACCTTCAGCCACCAAGGGCGGTAAAACTTGACCACCATGAGCAGAAACCAGGTGCTGACATTGGAGGCGAGGGCGATGAGGCACACGACGGCTGCCAGACTGGAGATGTAAAAGAACGGGCCGGCTTCAAAAATCCTGCCAAACCCTGCCAAAATGGGAGCGCTCAACAGAATGAGGCCCCAGCTGGAAATGAGCAGACCCTCAATGGTCTTCCAGATCACGATGCTGCCATGAGGCATGGGCAGGCTCAGGTGCCAGCCCGTCTCCTGGCGGCGGAAAAGACTGATCCCTGTGATGGCCGCGTTGGACATGACCAGCATCAGGAAAAAGAAGAAAAACAGCAGGTAGAGCATTCGTTCGGTAAGGAGCGGCCCCAGTAGGGGGAGGGCATGAACAAAGCTGAGGCCCCGGTTCACCAGCAGGTAGGCTGCTGTCATGTACAGCAACATGAAGGCTGAAATGGTGAGCGTCATGAGTCGCTTCTCGCCTAAATCTTCTCTCAGGCGGTGTCTCAGGGCTGAGAGATGGGCACGGGCTTGGGCAAGGATCGCCTTGGCGTGGGTCATTTGTCAGTATTGTCAGCTGTCGCCCCCCGCGGGATCAAGTAAAAGTCCCGGTAGCAGTGCGCCCAAATGGCATTTTTCGGCCATGGACCGGATTTTCTTGATTTGAGCGGATCTTTTAGCCAAAAATGAGCGCTTCGACCTCATGCGGGTCTGAATCGCACTCTTCATTCAA contains these protein-coding regions:
- a CDS encoding hybrid sensor histidine kinase/response regulator; this translates as MSSSSDIQQRVLAAFRLEYREQVAVLRSLVEAWPLAEGPLFDEAFRMAHSMKGGARVCDLLDVEHLAHDLESLLSEVAKRHVPADDAAKERMIQIIDEVDDLMILECSGATGLGTDASMTPTESFVNQEPEVASHSELEPGDRLPVAKKAVPTGGGGHDSLRIHAGHLDRLLQSSGQLVAEASRQEALGRELEELFEQTEALRRSSDRNTAGPAELHAGLVALSKQLQRVRLQQQQAGWSLRTLGERQLEEVRHIGMVPINTVFEGFPKMMRDLAAETGKKVDFTINGGELQADRAVLQSLKDPVMHALRNAMAHGIESPSRRRATGKDETGAVRLDIEVIGQVLRLSVSDDGQGVDLSSVRAQALRNRLVTPEVAENLEDFQWLDILFEPRFSTTAEVTRVSGRGVGLSVVKDRATQLQGSARMLQNPGGGCQLIVEVPVSVSTHRLLLVRTAGRTFALGMRGLDSLHRVTNVHTVEGRSVIMHEGRPVPLVTLGPACGLPPSLVRHEDGHLLVAVLKGDRPLALNVEEFVGETSALIKALPHPASLSPHFSGAIFLEGGEVALVINLPGLMQRFLGATLREEKPAATVRKKPVVLVVDDSFTARTLQKSILEAAGYAVRVAVNGKAAYDMLRADPVDAVVSDVQMPEMDGFQLLSAMKNHSRLADLPVVLVTSLNSREDQERGLALGADAYIVKERFDHRELLDTIRQLV
- a CDS encoding chemotaxis protein CheB; the encoded protein is MIVEDSPVISMFLEHIISQDPRLQVVASVRSGEEALAVLDRVNPDVISLDIRLPGMNGLEVTRRIMSEHPTPIVVVSSSVEDEELNISMNALRIGALSVVQKPVGMSHHDYADLAATLCTKLFIMSQVRVIRQRYRVTWPGMPVPSPATMVPLPKAGRWRPTVIGMVASTGGPSALVRVLGDLSPAVKQPIVVVQHITPGFVRGFVNWLNDVLPDRVVIEGMAQMPLEEGMVYVAPADRHAVCVPGMRLGLLDTPAVCAQKPSGTVLFRSMSQVHGAKALGVLLTGMGEDGAVGLKEMCDSGGLTFAEHESSAVVYGMPGAAVRLGAAREVLPVSEIGPRLNVVCQSGEVSHA
- a CDS encoding response regulator produces the protein MPEHRSHIVLVEDSASQALKLISLLEAEGWLVTWVSTAEEAFITLRDKRPDLVLLDYYLPGMRGDEVCRRIRMHVDSRSLPIVILTAQEDKELQGLDSGADDFILKSGNPEYLLLRVRTLLQKARPEGRIFAGGDTGFRTARLLAIDDSPTFLEHLRGELEREGYKVDTALDPLTSLDLVRKNKYDGVIIDLLMPKMDGFEVCRRINELRHQLEVPLITIVLTGAESRDNLFRALEAGADDFVGKSGDYAILKGRIRALLRRKFYEEENSRILHEFRARELEAARERVAKEAAEARAALVEELQQREEELRSSREELKRANEAKDQFLAVLSHELRTPLSPVLAVVAEWCDRPQVPEELRRDLQMVKRNIDLEARLIDDLLDLTRIIKGKMEMRDDEVDLRELLSHAVEICRESRTGLDRIVTHDTAAQTRVRGDAMRLTQVLWNLLRNAVKFTPEDGTVRVSLKSVASGTAGGDAVVIEVADNGIGIAAEDIGRIFDAFDQGNRTVTRQFGGLGLGLAISKAIVELHHGTLTAASAGRDMGATFTLTLPLFKGHAVSDLVLPACQPSSAPVATSAKPAGLRILLVEDHEDTREVMRQLLQRRGHVVLVARSVATALAVLEDGEPVDLLISDLGLPDGSGLDLMKSIRARLPLRAIALSGYGMEDDHRRSREAGFQEHLVKPVNFSDLLKAIDRLR
- a CDS encoding redoxin domain-containing protein, giving the protein MPLAVGTLAPDFTLKSKTADGLKDVTLSANFGSKNTVLLFFPLAFTGVCTQELCDITAGLGSYGDLNADVIAVSVDSPFAQEAWAQKEKISITLVSDLNKETTKAYDVLFPGLAGIGDTSARSAFVIDKDGVIQYSEQTPSPKELPNFEAVKAALASLS
- a CDS encoding nitroreductase family protein, which codes for MSEAALNPFQSITDHIRHRRSVKPADMDPGRPVGRGLLEALMENANQAPTHGMTEPWRFHVIQGAARADLATCMQAVYREIMPALEFREDKYRKITESTQLAPVIIAIVMARRGGAKIPELEEIEAVACAVQNLHLSASAAGLAGYWSTPALVYERQFADWLQLGPDDRCLGLFYLGWPKPGFVWPEGRRSPVQGKITWHGEATVE
- a CDS encoding DUF456 domain-containing protein, whose product is MVNWFQGLEIGHWMVWCLTVVLMLVGILGTVVPMLPGPVLLFVAGGLHTLLMPEHGMSLWGLGIMALLLAGTFAVDFLSGAVGSKWFGGSRWGFWGVLVGGIAGLFFGPLGLIFGPLIGGFAFEVFFAKKKFNPAMKATWGTVVGTTMGMVLKLGLSIAMVVCFLVDVFWW
- the gatA gene encoding Asp-tRNA(Asn)/Glu-tRNA(Gln) amidotransferase subunit GatA, yielding MSLAAQSIASLRKQLLSKEITPTDIVKDVLASIEKQDPTLKAYLSVDAERALADAANADISKPLGGIPIGIKDNINVKGAPCTCASKFLAENYTSPYNATCVNQLHAAGALTLGRLNMDEFAMGSSTENSAFFASRNPWDTERVPGGSSGGSASAVGGDIAIAALGSDTGGSIRQPSAFCGCVGLKPTYGRVSRYGLVAFASSLDQIGPITKTVEDAALVLNHLCGKDGRDSTSLDATVPDFTTGLGQDIKGLRFGLPKEYLVDGVDARIRSAVETAITHIQGLGGIVEEISLPHTDVGIATYYVIAPAEASTNLSRFDGVRYGHRAENTTDVLDHYLTTRAEGFGPEVKRRILLGTYVLSSGYYDAYYVKAQKARTLIRKDFDEAFKKVDIVLSPTTPELPFKLGAHSDDPLSIYLADLFTIPANLAGLPGISVPCGFVEDGGTALPVGLQMVGRALDEVTLLRAAHAYEQSTSWHLKKPR
- the gatC gene encoding Asp-tRNA(Asn)/Glu-tRNA(Gln) amidotransferase subunit GatC encodes the protein MAHHIDIQHTAKLARLKLTDQEAVKYEAQLAKVLDYMETLEGHDLSGVELTAHATPIYDVWREDVPVEGLDRAEALANAPRKTAGQFLISRVVE